In the genome of Nonomuraea sp. NBC_00507, the window ATCATTCCATCGGACACCGTCACCAACCCAGCCACCTCCACCTCGTGCAGCACCCCGTCGGCTCCCGGCTCGCCCGGGCTGTCCGGCCAGGAGCCGGCGAGGTGGGCGGCGGCACGCAAGACCATGGCGAGCTCGCTCTCCACGGACGCCAGCAACAGGAGGCGGCGGGCCGGCGTGGACAGCCGGGCCACCTGCTCACCGAACAACTGCTCCCCGCCCGGCAGCGGATCCGGCAACGGCGCACGCCCGGCGAGCTGCTCGGGCGACAGCGACGCGGCGATCTCGCGGAGCACGAGCGGGTTGCCACCGGTCAGGGCCGCCAGCCTGGTCCTGACCTCGGGCGCGACGGTGACGGCGGCGGCGAGGAGCCGCCCGGAGCTCTCCTCGTCCAGCCCGCCGACCCGCAGCTCGGGCACGCCCTTCAGCACGGCGTCCCCGCGTACGGCCAGGAGCATCGCGACGCCCTCGGTCCGCAGCCGCCTCGCCGCGAACAGCAGCGCGTCCGCCGAAGCTCGATCGAACCACTGCACGTCGTCGACCAGGCACAGCAGCCCGCCCGGCGCCGCGGCCTCGGCCAGGAGCGACAGCACACCCGCCGACACCAGGAATCGGTCCCCGGCAGGAGCGGCGGCCAGACCCAGCGCACCGGAGAGCGCGTCGCGCTGCGGCCCAGGGAGCTCGTCCAGCAATCCGGTCACCGGATGCAGCAGTTGGTGCAGCGCGGCGAAGGCCAGGTCGGACTCCGACTCGATCCCGCTGGCCCGCAACACCCGCATCGGGCCGGCATTCCCATGACCGCGCTGGTGCGCGGCAAGAGAGGCGGCCAGGTCCAGGAGGGCGGACTTGCCGATCCCCGCCTCGCCGCGGAGCGCCAGCGCGCGCCCCTCGCCGGCGCGGGCCGACGCGAGCAGGGCCTCGATGGCGGCGACTTCCGCAACTCTGCCGTACAACACGAAAGGTGACTGTATAGGGAGACGTACGGGACGCCGTCAGGCGGCGCAGGAGTCGTGGGTGGCGTCGAAGCCCTTGATCGACTCGGTGTCGTCGGCGCGCAGCGGTTTCAGGCCCTTCCAGTCGTCGCCGATCACGAGCACCAGCCGGCTCGTGTTCGCGGCGGCGACCCGCCTGAGGGCGGCGGGGCCGAGGAGGTCGTTCGTGAGTGTGGGCACACGGGTCTCGCCGTTGGGCCCGTAGAGGATCATGGTCTTCTGCTGCGGCTTGCGGGCCGAGTCGCCGATCTTCGTGATGTGGTAGCCGCGCTGCTCCAGCGAGGCCGCCACTTGGGTGCCCAGCCCGCTCCGCCAGGTGCCGTTGCGGAGCTCGATCTGGATCTTGGAACGGCTCACCTTGGCCTGGCCGCCCTTGACGCCTTCGACGCTCTGGTCCCTGGCCACGATCCGGAAGAGCCGCTCCGCCTGCGGCTGCACCCACTCGACCCGGCCGGGCTGGCTGAGTGAGTAGTGCCACGGCGTGGTGATGAAGCGGATCTTCCCGGCGTCCAGGCCCTGAAGGCTGGTGGCCAGGTCCTTCATGACGCCCGCGGACAGGCCGCGGTCGGTGGTCACCGCCTTCGTGGCGGCGTCGAGGACGGCCAGGAGCTTGGCCGGGTCGGTGAGCGTCTCGCCGCTCATCGCCTTCTTGACCATCGAGGCGATGAACATCTGCTGCCGCTGGATCCGCCCGATGTCGGAGCCGTCGCCCAGGCTGTAACGGGCGCGTACGTAGCCCAGCGCCTGCTCGCCGTTGAGCGTCTGCCGCCCGGCGGGCAGGTGCAGCAGCGCCTTCGTGTCGTCCACACGCTGCGGCAGGCAGACCTCCACGCCGCCCACGGCGTTCACCATGCTCTTGAAGCCGGTGAAGTCCACCTTGACGAAGTGGTCGATGTGGATATGGGTCAGCGTCTCGATCGTCTTCCAGGTGCAGGCGATGCCGCCGTAGTTGAACGACTCGTTGATCATGCCGAGGTGCGGCCGCTGCCCGGGGTGGCCGCCGGCGGCTCGGCAGGCCGGCAACTGGACCAGCGAGTCGCGCGGGAAGCTGATCACCATCGCGTTGTCGCGCTGCGACGAGACATGCACCAGCATGATCGTGTCGGTGCGCTCGCCCGTGATGTGGCTGCCGTACTTGGCGTTCTTGCCGGTGCGCTGGTCGGAGCCGACGACCAGGATGTTCATCGCGGTGCCCGCGACCTTGGGCGGGCGGGTCGCGCCGAGATCCTCGGCGGTGACGTCTTCGTGCTTGATGTTGCCGTTGAGCTTGACGAGGATGCCCACCGCGACGCCCCCGACCAGGAGGACGACGGTCACCGC includes:
- a CDS encoding LCP family protein codes for the protein MSGGLVDAPPSDPGAPPRRRKRPWLRWVIAVAVTVVLLVGGVAVGILVKLNGNIKHEDVTAEDLGATRPPKVAGTAMNILVVGSDQRTGKNAKYGSHITGERTDTIMLVHVSSQRDNAMVISFPRDSLVQLPACRAAGGHPGQRPHLGMINESFNYGGIACTWKTIETLTHIHIDHFVKVDFTGFKSMVNAVGGVEVCLPQRVDDTKALLHLPAGRQTLNGEQALGYVRARYSLGDGSDIGRIQRQQMFIASMVKKAMSGETLTDPAKLLAVLDAATKAVTTDRGLSAGVMKDLATSLQGLDAGKIRFITTPWHYSLSQPGRVEWVQPQAERLFRIVARDQSVEGVKGGQAKVSRSKIQIELRNGTWRSGLGTQVAASLEQRGYHITKIGDSARKPQQKTMILYGPNGETRVPTLTNDLLGPAALRRVAAANTSRLVLVIGDDWKGLKPLRADDTESIKGFDATHDSCAA